One Qipengyuania gaetbuli genomic region harbors:
- the recR gene encoding recombination mediator RecR, with amino-acid sequence MASQEIETLASALARLPGLGPRSARRAVLWLVKRRESALPALLEALATVGEALVECETCGNVDTRNPCGICADPRRDTKSLCVVEDVADLWALDRAKLFTGKYHVLGGKLSALDGIRPEDLNIASLLARVEAGGVDEVVLAMNATLEGQTTAHYLAERLEDFPVRITQLAHGLPVGGELDYLDEGTLAQALRARRPLG; translated from the coding sequence ATGGCATCGCAAGAGATCGAGACGCTGGCCTCCGCGCTGGCCCGGCTGCCGGGCCTCGGCCCGCGCAGCGCGCGGCGTGCCGTGCTCTGGCTCGTCAAGCGCCGCGAAAGCGCGCTCCCTGCCCTGCTGGAGGCGCTGGCGACGGTGGGCGAGGCGCTGGTCGAGTGCGAGACCTGCGGCAACGTCGACACCCGCAACCCCTGTGGCATCTGCGCCGATCCGCGCCGCGACACGAAATCGCTCTGCGTGGTGGAGGACGTGGCGGACCTCTGGGCGCTCGACCGTGCGAAACTCTTCACCGGCAAGTACCACGTGCTTGGCGGCAAACTGTCGGCCTTGGACGGCATCCGGCCAGAAGACCTCAACATCGCGAGCCTGCTCGCCCGCGTGGAGGCTGGCGGGGTGGACGAGGTCGTGCTCGCGATGAACGCCACGCTCGAAGGCCAGACCACCGCACACTACCTTGCCGAGCGGCTGGAAGACTTCCCCGTCCGCATCACACAGCTGGCCCACGGCCTGCCGGTCGGCGGGGAACTAGACTACCTCGATGAAGGCACGCTCGCACAGGCGCTCCGCGCACGCAGGCCGCTGGGGTGA
- the fmt gene encoding methionyl-tRNA formyltransferase, whose translation MRIIFMGSPEFAVPTLQALVDAAHEVVCVYTQPPRPGGRRGKELTQTAVHQLAERLGIEVRHPVSLKSTEEQVKFAALGADVAVVAAYGLILPQAVLDAPKHGCLNVHASILPHWRGAAPIHRSIMAGDEVTGVTIMQMEAGLDTGPMLATVRTPVDDKTTGELTEELAELGAQLMVGTLIDLDALHPVEQDHEAATYAKKIDKAEARIDFARSAAEVVRQVHGLSPFPGAWFDLDGVRVKLLRAEVAEGSGKPGEVLDDTLAIACESGAIRPIELQKAGKPRMDLDTFLRGNPVAKGTILS comes from the coding sequence ATGCGCATAATCTTCATGGGTAGCCCGGAATTCGCGGTGCCGACGCTGCAGGCGCTGGTCGATGCCGCGCACGAGGTGGTCTGCGTCTACACCCAGCCGCCGCGCCCGGGTGGCCGCCGCGGCAAGGAACTCACGCAAACGGCGGTGCACCAGCTGGCCGAGCGACTGGGCATCGAGGTGCGCCACCCCGTCTCGCTCAAATCGACCGAGGAGCAGGTGAAATTCGCTGCGCTGGGCGCCGATGTGGCGGTAGTCGCGGCTTATGGCCTGATCCTGCCGCAAGCGGTCCTCGACGCACCGAAGCACGGCTGTCTCAACGTCCACGCCTCGATCCTGCCGCACTGGCGCGGGGCGGCGCCGATCCACCGTTCGATCATGGCGGGCGACGAGGTGACCGGCGTCACCATAATGCAGATGGAAGCGGGCCTCGATACCGGTCCGATGCTCGCGACGGTTCGCACGCCGGTCGATGACAAGACCACCGGCGAACTGACCGAGGAACTGGCGGAACTGGGCGCGCAGCTGATGGTCGGCACGCTGATCGATCTCGACGCGCTGCACCCGGTCGAACAGGACCATGAAGCGGCGACTTACGCAAAGAAGATCGACAAAGCCGAAGCACGGATCGATTTCGCGCGATCGGCCGCAGAAGTGGTCCGGCAGGTCCATGGGCTCTCGCCCTTCCCCGGCGCCTGGTTCGACCTCGACGGGGTGCGCGTGAAGCTGCTGCGCGCGGAGGTGGCCGAAGGTTCGGGCAAGCCCGGCGAAGTGCTGGACGATACCCTCGCCATCGCTTGCGAGTCAGGCGCCATCCGTCCGATCGAATTGCAGAAGGCCGGCAAGCCGCGCATGGACCTCGACACCTTCCTGCGCGGCAATCCGGTCGCGAAAGGCACGATCCTTTCGTGA
- a CDS encoding peptide deformylase, whose amino-acid sequence MAIREILEVPDPRLKVVSEPVTEFDEELKTLVEDMFETMYAAPGIGLAAIQVGVPKRLLVIDLQPEDTDAEPEECNHGGHHHHHYPTKKEPRVFVNPEILDPADELATYQEGCLSVPDIFADVDRPATCRVRYQDLEGNVHEEEMEGLMATCIQHEMDHLEGILFIDHLSRLKRNMALKKLKKLREAA is encoded by the coding sequence ATGGCTATCCGTGAAATCCTCGAAGTGCCGGATCCCCGGCTCAAGGTCGTGTCCGAACCCGTCACCGAGTTCGACGAAGAGTTGAAGACGCTTGTCGAAGACATGTTCGAAACCATGTATGCCGCACCCGGCATTGGCCTCGCCGCGATCCAGGTCGGCGTGCCCAAGCGTTTGCTCGTCATCGATCTCCAGCCGGAAGATACCGATGCGGAGCCGGAAGAGTGCAATCACGGCGGCCACCATCACCACCATTATCCGACGAAGAAGGAACCGCGGGTCTTCGTGAACCCCGAAATCCTCGATCCGGCGGACGAGCTGGCGACCTACCAGGAAGGCTGCCTCTCGGTCCCCGACATCTTCGCCGATGTCGATCGCCCGGCGACCTGCCGCGTGCGCTACCAGGACCTCGAAGGAAACGTGCACGAGGAAGAGATGGAGGGCCTCATGGCCACCTGCATCCAGCACGAGATGGACCACCTCGAAGGCATCCTCTTCATCGACCACCTCTCGCGCCTCAAGCGCAACATGGCGCTGAAGAAGTTGAAGAAACTGCGCGAAGCGGCGTAA
- a CDS encoding TrmH family RNA methyltransferase translates to MPDHRRVITGFSNPTVKALRALREKKHRKAAGKFLAEGLRLLTDARECGHVPETLVLASARDPHPLLAELELAVEAAGGEVIETSPDILSKITGKDNPQAVAGVFAEFDTSLTSLDRTGAHIWLVAQALRDPGNLGTMLRTGDAIGAGGLILIDDCADPFSVEAVRASMGAVFTQKIARAEWAEFEAWLRTGSGQLVAASLRDAQPYRGAPYSAPCFVMVGNESRGLPEEYEMACDLRVTMPMKGRADSLNAAVAAAVLGYEVLAALDTASA, encoded by the coding sequence ATGCCCGACCATCGCCGGGTGATCACCGGTTTTTCCAATCCCACTGTCAAGGCGCTGCGCGCCCTGCGCGAAAAGAAGCACCGCAAGGCGGCCGGCAAGTTCCTTGCCGAGGGCCTGCGCCTGCTGACCGATGCGCGCGAATGCGGCCATGTGCCCGAGACGCTGGTCCTTGCCAGCGCCCGCGATCCGCACCCGTTGCTCGCCGAACTGGAATTGGCGGTGGAGGCTGCGGGCGGCGAGGTGATCGAAACCTCGCCCGACATCCTCTCGAAGATTACCGGCAAGGACAATCCGCAGGCAGTTGCCGGCGTATTCGCCGAATTCGATACCTCGCTCACGTCGCTCGACCGGACCGGCGCGCACATCTGGTTGGTGGCGCAGGCGCTGCGCGATCCGGGCAACCTCGGCACCATGCTGCGCACGGGCGATGCCATCGGCGCAGGCGGCCTCATCCTGATCGACGATTGCGCGGACCCGTTCAGCGTCGAGGCGGTGCGGGCCAGCATGGGCGCGGTGTTCACCCAGAAGATCGCCCGGGCGGAATGGGCCGAGTTCGAGGCCTGGCTTCGTACCGGTTCGGGCCAGCTGGTCGCCGCAAGCCTGCGGGACGCGCAGCCCTATCGCGGGGCACCCTATTCCGCGCCATGCTTCGTCATGGTGGGCAATGAAAGCCGCGGCCTGCCCGAGGAATACGAGATGGCCTGCGACCTGCGCGTTACCATGCCGATGAAGGGCCGCGCCGACAGCCTCAACGCGGCAGTCGCAGCCGCAGTGCTCGGCTACGAGGTGCTGGCCGCCCTCGATACCGCTTCCGCTTGA
- the rmuC gene encoding DNA recombination protein RmuC, producing MDTTAIILIFAALVIGGALGWFIGSRPVADWKARHGEAEGEAKAAEEKLARMVPELATMSERAARADDLAMKLDAAREEASGLKAERAAFEEQKRLLEESRANLLKEFENTGAKVLEAARERFSSEASTRLGEAEVKHKEAVASLLQPVTERLQKYEEQVGSLERQRADAFSRLHQQIEGMRLSQEEVRKEAQRLGNSLTNAPKARGRWGERALQNVLEQCGLSEHTDFILEQSVDTESGRLRPDAIVNVPGQKKLVIDAKVSLNAYQAAFEADDDSERARHMDLHAKSMRGHVQTLGSKGYQSQFDDAPDYVVMFVPGEHFVAAALEHDPELWDFAFRNKVLLATPTNLVAIARTVAQVWRQDTIANEAMEIGKAGAELYDRLAVAAEHMKRVGGGLETAVNNYNKFVGSFERNVLSSGRRLAEKGIEIGKREIEEVPKVEATPRYNNDDLLTDGTGEAAE from the coding sequence ATGGACACGACTGCTATCATCCTGATTTTCGCTGCCCTCGTCATCGGGGGTGCGCTTGGCTGGTTCATCGGCTCGCGCCCCGTTGCCGACTGGAAGGCACGTCATGGGGAGGCAGAGGGTGAGGCCAAGGCGGCTGAAGAAAAGCTCGCGCGTATGGTGCCCGAACTGGCGACCATGTCGGAACGGGCGGCGCGGGCAGATGATCTGGCTATGAAGCTGGATGCTGCGCGCGAGGAAGCCTCTGGGCTCAAGGCGGAACGCGCCGCTTTCGAAGAGCAGAAGCGCCTGCTGGAAGAATCGCGTGCAAACCTGCTCAAGGAATTCGAGAATACCGGTGCCAAGGTGCTCGAAGCGGCGCGGGAACGGTTCAGCAGTGAGGCATCCACCCGGCTTGGCGAGGCAGAGGTCAAGCACAAGGAAGCGGTCGCCTCGCTCCTGCAACCGGTGACCGAACGCCTGCAGAAATACGAAGAGCAAGTCGGATCGCTTGAACGCCAGCGTGCCGATGCCTTCTCGCGGCTGCACCAGCAAATCGAAGGTATGCGCCTGTCGCAAGAAGAGGTGCGCAAGGAAGCACAGCGGCTCGGCAACAGCCTGACCAATGCTCCCAAGGCGCGTGGCCGCTGGGGGGAAAGGGCGCTGCAGAACGTGCTCGAGCAGTGCGGCCTGTCGGAGCACACCGATTTCATCCTCGAACAGTCGGTCGATACCGAAAGCGGGCGCCTGCGGCCCGATGCCATCGTCAACGTGCCGGGCCAGAAGAAGCTGGTGATCGATGCGAAGGTCTCGCTCAATGCGTACCAGGCAGCGTTCGAGGCTGACGACGACAGCGAACGCGCAAGGCACATGGACCTCCATGCGAAATCGATGCGCGGTCATGTCCAGACCCTCGGGTCCAAGGGCTACCAGAGCCAGTTCGACGACGCGCCGGACTATGTGGTGATGTTCGTGCCCGGCGAACATTTCGTCGCCGCTGCTCTCGAGCACGATCCCGAACTTTGGGACTTCGCCTTCCGCAACAAGGTGCTGCTGGCGACGCCCACCAACCTGGTCGCCATCGCGCGGACGGTCGCGCAGGTCTGGCGCCAGGACACGATCGCCAATGAAGCGATGGAAATCGGCAAGGCGGGCGCAGAACTATACGACCGTCTCGCCGTGGCGGCAGAGCACATGAAGCGTGTGGGCGGCGGTCTCGAAACCGCGGTCAACAATTACAACAAGTTCGTCGGCAGTTTCGAACGCAATGTCTTGTCCTCGGGGCGCCGTCTTGCGGAGAAGGGCATCGAAATCGGCAAGCGCGAGATCGAGGAAGTGCCGAAGGTCGAAGCGACCCCGCGCTACAATAACGACGACCTGCTGACCGACGGGACGGGTGAAGCCGCCGAATAG
- a CDS encoding amidohydrolase yields the protein MGNRGRQAMGTALAAIVASTLLAGCATGPTLNDPADLILVNARVYTLSWSDPDGKGKPAADAPYRGGEWHPDAEAVAVDDGRIVFAGDVRKALTLRGAETRVVDLEGATVLPGLVDSHTHVVELGAKLDAVDLTSVATEAEAVALVAERARSIPKGEWIFGAGWDEGAWANDYPDKGLLSAAVPDHPVVLRSLHGFALWANQAALDAGDITAASHVPEGGEMRLGADGRPNGLFLNRATTMLDRAFPPTPLETAKRQTRAGLMQMARDGFVTVHEAGADTRSMETFEALEAEGKLPIRVYAMLSLRDEPLMRRWIARGPDGDADSMLVTRSVKAYYDGALGSRGARLLEDYSDKPGHRGVSGSGYGFDRALNDAAMQAGFQTGIHAIGDAGNREALDILEAEFRQHPATQANRHRIEHAQVISPQDMGRFAKLGVIASMEPPQAVEDKTWAEDRLGPERILGAYAWRTLRRSGAMLTFNADNPGSDHSIFYGLHAAITRRDKDRQPESGWYAQEAVTIEEAIRAYTIWSAYAAFREKETGIISLGRWADLTVMDIDPFALAKDSPGDILNGRIMMTVVNGEVVYER from the coding sequence ATGGGCAACAGGGGACGGCAGGCCATGGGCACTGCGTTGGCGGCTATCGTGGCGAGCACTCTGCTGGCGGGTTGCGCAACCGGTCCCACTCTCAACGACCCTGCCGATCTCATCCTCGTCAATGCGCGGGTCTATACGCTTTCCTGGAGCGACCCGGACGGTAAGGGCAAACCCGCAGCCGACGCCCCCTATCGCGGCGGCGAATGGCATCCCGATGCCGAGGCCGTAGCGGTGGATGACGGGCGCATCGTCTTTGCAGGAGACGTGCGCAAGGCGCTGACGCTGCGCGGAGCCGAGACGCGCGTCGTGGACCTGGAAGGCGCGACCGTGCTGCCCGGCCTCGTCGATTCACACACTCACGTAGTGGAATTGGGGGCAAAGCTCGACGCCGTAGACCTGACCAGCGTGGCGACCGAGGCAGAAGCGGTCGCCCTGGTTGCCGAGCGCGCCAGATCCATCCCCAAGGGCGAATGGATCTTCGGCGCAGGCTGGGACGAAGGCGCCTGGGCGAACGATTATCCCGACAAGGGCCTGCTGAGCGCGGCTGTCCCCGACCACCCGGTGGTATTGCGCAGCCTGCACGGGTTCGCCTTGTGGGCCAACCAGGCGGCGCTCGATGCTGGCGATATCACCGCGGCCAGCCACGTGCCTGAGGGCGGTGAGATGCGGCTTGGCGCGGACGGACGGCCAAATGGCCTGTTCCTCAATCGTGCGACCACCATGCTCGATAGGGCTTTCCCGCCCACCCCGCTGGAAACCGCCAAGCGCCAGACACGCGCAGGGCTGATGCAGATGGCGCGCGACGGCTTCGTGACTGTGCACGAAGCCGGGGCAGACACGCGCTCGATGGAGACTTTCGAGGCGCTGGAAGCCGAGGGCAAGCTGCCGATCAGGGTCTATGCGATGCTCTCGCTGCGCGACGAACCATTGATGCGGCGCTGGATTGCGCGCGGGCCCGACGGCGATGCCGACAGCATGCTCGTGACGAGATCGGTGAAGGCCTATTACGATGGCGCGCTGGGATCGCGGGGCGCGCGTCTGCTGGAGGATTATTCGGACAAGCCCGGCCACCGCGGGGTGAGCGGCAGCGGCTACGGCTTCGACCGCGCGCTGAACGATGCGGCCATGCAGGCGGGCTTCCAGACCGGCATCCATGCCATCGGCGATGCGGGCAACCGCGAGGCGCTGGACATACTCGAGGCGGAATTCCGCCAGCATCCGGCAACGCAGGCCAATCGCCACCGGATCGAGCACGCGCAGGTCATTTCTCCGCAGGACATGGGGCGCTTTGCAAAGCTGGGCGTGATCGCGTCGATGGAGCCGCCGCAAGCGGTGGAAGACAAGACTTGGGCCGAAGACCGCCTCGGCCCCGAGCGTATCCTCGGCGCCTATGCCTGGCGAACCCTGCGGCGTAGCGGCGCGATGCTGACTTTCAATGCCGACAACCCGGGATCGGATCACAGCATCTTCTACGGCCTCCACGCGGCCATCACGCGGCGCGACAAGGACAGGCAACCCGAATCTGGCTGGTACGCGCAAGAGGCCGTGACCATCGAGGAAGCGATCCGCGCCTATACGATATGGTCCGCCTATGCCGCATTCCGCGAAAAAGAGACGGGCATCATCTCCCTTGGCCGCTGGGCCGATCTGACGGTGATGGACATCGATCCCTTCGCTCTCGCAAAGGACAGCCCGGGCGACATTCTGAACGGACGCATCATGATGACCGTCGTGAACGGCGAAGTGGTCTACGAGCGGTAG